Proteins from a single region of Flaviflexus salsibiostraticola:
- a CDS encoding NUDIX domain-containing protein has protein sequence MIDRKHAGHTLHHSETIYEGRVFSFVSDDITLDGQESSIRREYIAHPGAVAIVPVRMRETPEVLLVSQYRHPVGAVLWEIPAGLLDKGGEDPLEAAKRELAEEAGLDADTWHVLVDLFSSPGCLSESLRVYLARDVRHSDLVYERTEEEADMEHAWIPLDEAVRLVHEGSIHNATTITGLLSAASALAGRGELRSPDAAWLR, from the coding sequence ATGATCGACCGCAAGCATGCCGGACACACGCTGCACCACAGTGAGACGATCTACGAGGGCAGAGTGTTCTCCTTCGTCTCAGACGACATCACCCTCGACGGGCAGGAGTCGTCGATCAGGCGCGAGTACATCGCCCATCCCGGTGCCGTCGCGATCGTCCCGGTCCGCATGCGGGAGACCCCGGAAGTCCTCCTTGTCTCCCAGTACCGCCACCCGGTCGGTGCCGTCCTCTGGGAGATCCCGGCTGGCCTGCTCGACAAGGGCGGCGAGGACCCCCTCGAGGCGGCGAAGCGGGAGCTCGCCGAGGAGGCAGGGCTCGATGCCGACACGTGGCACGTGCTCGTCGATCTCTTCTCATCGCCCGGCTGCCTTTCGGAGAGCCTGCGGGTCTACCTCGCCCGCGACGTGCGCCACTCGGATCTCGTGTATGAGCGGACGGAGGAGGAGGCCGACATGGAGCACGCATGGATCCCGCTCGATGAGGCGGTGCGCCTCGTCCACGAGGGCTCGATCCACAACGCGACGACGATCACCGGCCTCCTATCCGCCGCATCGGCACTTGCCGGCCGGGGCGAGCTGCGCAGCCCGGACGCCGCCTGGCTGAGATGA
- the trpB gene encoding tryptophan synthase subunit beta, which yields MNLTGPYFGEFGGRYIPEALIAALDDLSDGWEKLKIDPAFKEELAELNRTYTGRPSIITEVPRFSQHCGGARVILKREDLNHTGSHKINNVLGQALLTRSLGKTRVIAETGAGQHGVATATAAALLGLECTIYMGAADIRRQALNVARMRLLGAEVVSVNQGSNTLKDAINEAFREWVATVDTTNYIFGTAAGPHPFPALVRDLQRIIGDEAREQVLALTGSLPDWVLACVGGGSNAIGMFTAFLDDEDVRLVGLEAGGEGIESGRHAAPISVGDVGILHGAKTYLLQDEDGQTLESHSISAGLDYPGVGPEHAHLSAIGRVEYRPVTDAEAMEAFALLSRTEGIIPAIESAHALAGAMKIGTANPDATILVNLSGRGDKDVETAAAWFGLDGSATREVF from the coding sequence ATGAACCTGACCGGCCCCTACTTCGGAGAGTTTGGTGGACGCTACATCCCCGAGGCTCTCATTGCGGCGCTCGACGACCTCAGCGATGGCTGGGAGAAGCTCAAGATCGATCCCGCGTTCAAGGAAGAGCTGGCCGAGCTCAACCGGACCTACACCGGCAGGCCGTCGATCATCACGGAGGTGCCGCGCTTCTCGCAGCACTGCGGCGGCGCGCGCGTCATCCTCAAGCGCGAGGATCTCAACCACACCGGCTCCCACAAGATCAACAACGTTCTCGGTCAGGCTCTGCTGACACGCAGCCTCGGAAAGACCCGAGTCATCGCGGAGACGGGCGCGGGACAGCACGGTGTCGCCACCGCAACCGCCGCGGCGCTTCTCGGGCTTGAGTGCACGATCTACATGGGTGCGGCGGATATCCGCCGGCAGGCGCTCAATGTGGCGCGGATGAGGCTGCTGGGCGCGGAGGTCGTCTCCGTCAACCAGGGCTCGAACACTCTCAAGGACGCGATCAACGAGGCGTTCCGCGAATGGGTCGCCACCGTCGATACGACGAACTACATCTTCGGCACCGCGGCGGGTCCCCACCCCTTCCCGGCCCTCGTCCGCGACCTTCAGAGGATCATCGGCGACGAGGCCCGCGAACAGGTCCTCGCCCTGACGGGCAGTCTGCCCGACTGGGTTCTCGCCTGCGTTGGTGGAGGCTCCAATGCCATCGGCATGTTCACCGCGTTCCTCGACGATGAGGATGTCAGGCTCGTCGGCCTCGAGGCTGGGGGCGAGGGCATCGAATCGGGCAGGCACGCCGCCCCGATCAGCGTCGGCGATGTCGGCATCCTGCATGGTGCGAAGACCTATCTCCTGCAGGACGAGGACGGTCAGACACTCGAATCCCATTCGATCTCCGCAGGTCTTGATTACCCGGGGGTTGGCCCCGAGCATGCTCACCTGTCCGCCATCGGCCGGGTCGAGTACCGCCCGGTGACGGATGCGGAGGCCATGGAGGCTTTTGCACTTCTGTCCCGAACAGAGGGCATCATCCCCGCCATCGAGTCGGCCCACGCGCTTGCCGGCGCCATGAAGATCGGCACTGCGAACCCGGACGCGACGATCCTCGTCAACCTGTCCGGACGGGGCGATAAGGATGTCGAAACGGCCGCCGCCTGGTTCGGGCTGGACGGCTCTGCAACGCGAGAGGTGTTCTGA
- a CDS encoding chorismate-binding protein — protein MATDAARAGIDPEAAAWGDIFPTRDQFLTLAQTRRVVPVAAKLLIDDTSPTSIYRRLAAGRPGSFILESAEQNYWSNWSFVGVSSSATLTARGGTATWTGEVPAGLQREGSATELLRSALDTLASEPLPGMPPLTGGLVGVLGWDLLYDWEPTLGRSAPAEHSTPDVAMCLTEELVAIDHRRGVVWLIANAVNRNGLPEGAEAAYDRARAKVQEMIEAICAPQPALALAMSGEPSSTPRMRVTSEQFQDAVRTAQRHISDGDVFQVVLSQRADIDFDGDPIDVYLVLRSINPSPYMYCFNLQDGEGSFHVVGSSPETLVAVRDGTVTTFPIAGSRPRGATPAEDRELAEELLKDPKEISEHVMLVDLARNDLAKVSKPGTVEVGAFMDIARFSHIMHITSTVTGELRDSVSAVEALAAAFPAGTLSGAPKARAIEIIDELEPTRRGIYGGVAGYFDFAGNADLAIAIRTAIIEGGTASVQSGAGIVADSVPETEDIETRNKAAAAIRAVQIAQSLVSPGESEGDISGEPR, from the coding sequence ATGGCGACTGATGCGGCACGCGCCGGAATCGATCCCGAGGCCGCGGCGTGGGGCGACATCTTCCCCACCCGCGACCAGTTCCTCACGCTCGCGCAGACCAGACGTGTCGTCCCTGTCGCGGCCAAGCTTCTCATCGACGACACGTCTCCCACGAGCATCTACCGACGCCTCGCGGCGGGCAGACCCGGATCGTTCATCCTCGAATCCGCCGAGCAGAACTACTGGTCGAACTGGTCCTTCGTCGGCGTCTCCTCCTCCGCCACACTCACCGCTCGCGGGGGCACGGCGACGTGGACGGGCGAGGTGCCCGCAGGCCTCCAGCGAGAGGGCTCGGCGACCGAGCTCCTCCGGAGCGCGCTCGACACCCTCGCCTCCGAACCTCTCCCCGGCATGCCGCCGCTGACCGGCGGACTCGTCGGAGTCCTCGGCTGGGATCTCCTGTACGACTGGGAGCCCACCCTCGGCAGGTCGGCCCCCGCCGAACACTCCACCCCCGACGTCGCCATGTGTCTGACAGAAGAGCTCGTCGCGATCGACCATCGTCGCGGCGTCGTCTGGCTCATTGCCAACGCTGTCAACCGAAACGGTCTCCCCGAGGGGGCTGAGGCGGCCTACGACCGGGCCCGCGCCAAGGTCCAGGAGATGATTGAGGCAATCTGCGCCCCGCAGCCCGCCCTCGCGCTCGCGATGAGCGGCGAGCCCAGCTCGACGCCCCGCATGCGAGTGACGTCCGAGCAGTTCCAGGACGCTGTGCGCACCGCCCAGCGGCACATCAGCGACGGCGATGTCTTCCAGGTCGTCCTCTCCCAGCGCGCCGACATCGATTTCGACGGAGATCCGATCGACGTCTATCTCGTCCTGCGATCCATCAACCCCTCGCCCTACATGTACTGCTTCAACCTGCAGGATGGGGAGGGCAGCTTCCATGTGGTCGGCTCCAGCCCGGAGACCCTCGTCGCCGTGCGCGATGGCACGGTGACAACCTTCCCGATCGCCGGATCGCGGCCCAGGGGAGCGACACCCGCCGAGGATCGCGAGCTCGCCGAGGAGCTGCTCAAGGATCCGAAGGAGATCTCCGAGCATGTCATGCTCGTCGACCTCGCCCGCAACGATCTCGCGAAGGTCTCCAAGCCCGGCACGGTCGAGGTCGGCGCCTTCATGGACATCGCCCGCTTCTCCCACATCATGCACATCACCTCGACGGTGACGGGCGAGCTGCGCGATAGTGTGAGCGCGGTCGAGGCACTCGCGGCCGCCTTCCCGGCGGGTACGCTGTCCGGCGCGCCGAAGGCGCGGGCGATCGAGATCATCGATGAGCTCGAGCCCACCCGCCGCGGCATCTACGGAGGCGTGGCCGGCTACTTCGACTTCGCGGGCAATGCCGACCTCGCGATCGCGATCCGCACCGCGATCATCGAGGGCGGCACGGCGTCCGTCCAGTCGGGCGCGGGTATCGTCGCCGACTCTGTCCCTGAGACAGAGGACATCGAGACGCGGAACAAGGCCGCGGCGGCGATTCGTGCAGTGCAGATTGCGCAGTCGCTCGTCTCACCGGGGGAGTCGGAAGGGGACATCTCCGGCGAACCGCGTTAA
- the trpA gene encoding tryptophan synthase subunit alpha — translation MGAAEKIDAAKAKGGAAFIAYLPAGYPDVQASADAAIAVVESGADIIELGFPYSDPGMDGSLIQAATHEALSKGFKMKDLFGIVEQVAATGAAVEVMTYINPIFRYGFDAFARDFKNAGGAGLITPDLIPDEADPWIEAADRYDLDKIFLVAPSSRPERLKLVADSCRGFVYAASTMGVTGARSSVDNRARELVADTRAHGAERVCVGLGVSTGEQAAEIAEYADGVIVGSALIEALRDDPSLARLRALASDIAAGAHGEG, via the coding sequence ATGGGTGCTGCTGAGAAGATCGACGCCGCCAAGGCCAAGGGTGGGGCCGCGTTCATCGCCTATCTCCCCGCCGGCTACCCGGACGTGCAGGCGAGCGCGGACGCCGCGATCGCCGTCGTCGAATCCGGGGCCGACATCATCGAGCTCGGCTTCCCATACTCCGACCCGGGCATGGACGGATCGCTCATCCAGGCCGCGACCCACGAGGCCCTGTCGAAGGGCTTCAAGATGAAGGACCTCTTCGGCATCGTCGAACAGGTCGCGGCGACGGGTGCGGCCGTCGAGGTCATGACCTACATCAACCCGATCTTCCGCTACGGCTTCGACGCCTTCGCCCGCGACTTCAAGAATGCCGGTGGAGCTGGGCTCATCACCCCGGACCTCATCCCCGACGAGGCGGACCCGTGGATCGAGGCGGCCGACAGGTACGACCTCGACAAGATCTTCCTCGTCGCCCCGTCATCCCGACCCGAGCGGCTCAAGCTCGTCGCCGACAGCTGCCGTGGATTCGTCTACGCCGCGTCGACGATGGGTGTGACCGGAGCGCGCAGCTCCGTCGACAATCGTGCGCGCGAACTGGTCGCCGACACTCGTGCGCACGGCGCTGAGCGCGTCTGCGTCGGGCTCGGCGTCTCGACGGGGGAGCAGGCCGCGGAGATCGCCGAGTACGCGGATGGCGTCATCGTCGGCTCCGCCCTCATCGAGGCCCTGCGGGATGACCCGTCGCTGGCCAGGCTGCGCGCCTTGGCGTCGGACATCGCCGCCGGCGCTCACGGGGAGGGGTGA
- a CDS encoding glycosyltransferase family 4 protein, with protein MNIVQIVLSGDGAMANHVSRFAAHLRLAGHDVLVAADSAVIENHDLGETIEIPPRRSGTQLRLLKRLVRNSDVVHAHGRSGGLLAATLLTERHRPAFVVTWHARPELGGLRTQPAESFGVRIADAVTATSTDLIDLVKKAGAKQTWLSHVPSPRIPELLRTERPSPTERVGLREELFATLPQAASPGQDIDPTRPMVLTVSSLIPRKNVLATLEAATAMRDEITWVLVGRGDMSIDDQLRLGAISSRAPLVLAGEREDVDRWLAAADVFALPSVWEARPLAVQEAMAASVPVVATRTGGIPELLDGAGALFGLDDVAGMVGAVRRILAEPDYAQSLTDAARGRIAEQLQYPEIAQLWTRRYELLTANRQRAGLQSTPSPA; from the coding sequence GTGAACATCGTCCAGATCGTGCTGTCGGGTGACGGCGCCATGGCGAACCATGTGTCGCGGTTCGCGGCCCACCTTCGACTGGCGGGGCACGATGTCCTCGTCGCCGCCGATTCCGCCGTCATCGAGAACCACGATCTCGGCGAGACGATCGAGATCCCGCCTCGGCGGTCCGGCACACAGCTCCGCCTGCTCAAGCGCCTCGTGCGCAACTCCGATGTCGTCCACGCGCACGGCCGGAGCGGAGGTCTCTTGGCGGCCACGCTGCTCACCGAGCGCCACCGCCCGGCCTTCGTCGTCACCTGGCACGCGCGACCGGAGTTGGGCGGACTGCGGACTCAACCGGCCGAATCCTTCGGCGTGCGGATCGCCGATGCGGTGACAGCAACATCGACGGACCTCATCGACCTCGTGAAGAAGGCCGGTGCGAAGCAGACCTGGCTGTCACACGTGCCGAGCCCACGGATCCCCGAGCTGCTCCGGACCGAGCGACCATCGCCGACCGAACGTGTGGGCCTGCGGGAGGAGCTGTTCGCGACGCTGCCGCAGGCGGCGAGTCCCGGGCAGGATATCGACCCGACGAGGCCGATGGTGCTGACCGTCTCGTCTCTCATCCCACGCAAGAACGTCCTCGCGACACTCGAGGCCGCCACGGCCATGCGCGATGAGATCACGTGGGTCCTCGTTGGACGCGGCGACATGTCGATCGACGATCAGCTTCGTCTCGGCGCAATCTCATCGAGGGCGCCCCTCGTCCTCGCCGGCGAGCGCGAAGATGTCGATCGCTGGCTCGCTGCGGCCGACGTGTTCGCGCTGCCGTCCGTATGGGAGGCGCGGCCGCTCGCGGTCCAGGAGGCCATGGCCGCGTCGGTGCCCGTCGTCGCGACCCGCACCGGCGGGATCCCCGAGCTGCTCGACGGCGCCGGGGCACTGTTCGGGCTGGACGACGTGGCGGGAATGGTCGGCGCGGTCCGACGCATCCTCGCTGAACCCGACTACGCGCAGAGCCTCACCGACGCCGCTCGCGGCCGCATCGCCGAACAGCTTCAGTACCCTGAGATCGCCCAGCTCTGGACTCGCCGGTATGAGCTGCTGACGGCCAACCGGCAGCGGGCCGGCCTCCAGTCCACGCCATCACCCGCCTGA
- the lgt gene encoding prolipoprotein diacylglyceryl transferase encodes MLAMSIPSPDQGVWMIGPLPLRAYAIAIIIGILVAWWLLERRYRAKGGPEDVSLDIAVWMIIFGIVGARIYHVITTPGPYFGENGDLTKIIRVWEGGLGIWGAISLGAVGAWIGLRRRGLRLAPFADALAPGLLIAQAIGRLGNYFNQELYGRPTDLPWALEIDPENIVGGYPPGTTFHPTFLYEALWCLAGAVLLVALERRFRLRGGQAFWLYVMIYTAGRLWVENLRIDEAQIVLGLRLNVWTAVIMFVIATALFLWRTSVVRREDYSDDIYIDGETPSQPERVNQRSETTEGSAEEAGGSPTAD; translated from the coding sequence ATGCTGGCGATGTCGATACCGTCTCCGGATCAGGGCGTGTGGATGATCGGTCCGCTGCCTCTCCGCGCCTACGCAATCGCGATCATCATCGGGATCCTCGTCGCCTGGTGGCTCCTCGAGCGCCGCTACCGCGCCAAGGGCGGTCCCGAGGATGTCTCGCTCGACATCGCCGTGTGGATGATCATCTTCGGCATTGTCGGTGCTCGCATCTACCACGTCATCACGACCCCGGGACCCTATTTCGGGGAGAACGGCGACCTGACGAAGATCATTCGGGTGTGGGAGGGCGGCCTCGGCATCTGGGGCGCCATCTCGCTCGGCGCCGTCGGCGCCTGGATCGGCCTGCGCCGGCGGGGCCTGCGCCTGGCGCCGTTCGCCGATGCCCTCGCACCCGGTCTTCTCATCGCCCAGGCGATCGGCAGGCTCGGCAACTACTTCAACCAGGAGCTGTACGGCCGACCCACGGACTTGCCGTGGGCGCTTGAGATCGACCCGGAGAACATTGTCGGCGGATATCCGCCGGGCACAACCTTCCATCCCACGTTCCTCTACGAAGCGCTGTGGTGCCTGGCCGGCGCGGTCCTCCTCGTCGCCCTCGAGCGCAGGTTCAGGCTGCGCGGGGGTCAGGCATTCTGGCTCTACGTCATGATCTATACAGCCGGTCGGCTATGGGTTGAGAACCTGCGCATCGACGAGGCGCAGATCGTCCTCGGACTGCGGCTCAACGTGTGGACGGCGGTCATCATGTTCGTCATCGCCACCGCGCTCTTCCTCTGGCGCACGAGCGTTGTTCGCCGCGAGGATTATTCGGATGACATCTACATCGACGGCGAGACGCCGTCGCAGCCGGAGAGGGTGAACCAGCGGTCGGAGACGACCGAGGGGAGCGCCGAAGAGGCCGGCGGATCGCCGACGGCTGACTGA
- the hisF gene encoding imidazole glycerol phosphate synthase subunit HisF has product MGVALRVIPCLDVSGGRVVKGVHFENLADAGDPVELASRYGAEGADELTFLDVSASVEDRGTMIDVVTRTAEQVFIPLTVGGGVRSVEDVARLLGAGADKISVNTAALSRPELLTEIASEFGSQVLVLSVDARRSAEPHAASGYEVTTHGGRRSAGVDALAWIREGVERGVGEILLNSMDHDGTTKGFDLEMTAAAREICSVPLIASGGAGTVEDFINVARVGVDAVLAASVFHFGTLTIGQVKDGLREAGITVR; this is encoded by the coding sequence ATGGGTGTTGCGCTGCGGGTCATCCCCTGCCTCGACGTCTCGGGCGGGCGCGTGGTCAAGGGAGTCCATTTCGAGAATCTCGCCGACGCGGGCGATCCCGTCGAGCTCGCCAGCCGCTACGGCGCCGAAGGCGCCGATGAGCTCACGTTCCTCGACGTGTCCGCGTCCGTTGAGGATCGCGGCACGATGATCGACGTCGTGACGCGGACCGCTGAGCAGGTCTTCATCCCCCTCACCGTCGGCGGTGGGGTCCGCAGCGTCGAGGACGTCGCGCGTCTCCTCGGTGCCGGCGCCGACAAGATCTCCGTCAACACCGCGGCGCTCAGCCGCCCCGAACTCCTCACGGAGATCGCCTCAGAATTCGGCAGCCAGGTCCTCGTCCTGTCGGTTGATGCACGCAGGTCGGCCGAGCCGCACGCAGCCTCGGGCTATGAAGTCACGACCCATGGCGGACGCCGCTCCGCGGGCGTCGATGCACTGGCCTGGATCAGGGAGGGCGTCGAGCGGGGAGTGGGAGAGATCCTTCTCAACTCAATGGATCACGATGGCACGACGAAGGGCTTCGACCTCGAGATGACAGCGGCCGCGCGGGAGATCTGCAGCGTCCCCCTCATCGCCTCCGGCGGAGCCGGGACCGTCGAGGATTTCATCAACGTCGCACGCGTCGGCGTCGACGCCGTCCTGGCCGCATCCGTCTTCCACTTCGGAACACTGACGATCGGGCAGGTCAAAGACGGCCTTCGGGAAGCGGGGATCACAGTCCGATGA
- the trpC gene encoding indole-3-glycerol phosphate synthase TrpC: MTVLDDIIVGVREDLAEREAAVPLEQMMEHAKMQAPALDALAALVGPGISIISEVKRSSPSKGALAEIPEPGALAIEYQAGGAAAISVLTEKRRFGGSLADLDRVREKVAVPVLRKDFVVTEYQIYEARAHGADLVLLIVAALTDAELARLLAVTHSLGMRALVEVHDEEETRRAVASGAQIIGINARNLKTLDVDMSVFERLVGLIPDPVVKVAESGVAGPEDVLAYWRAGADAVLTGEALVKSGKPREAVAQMIKIVSEA, encoded by the coding sequence ATGACAGTACTTGACGACATCATCGTCGGCGTGCGCGAAGATCTCGCTGAGCGCGAGGCGGCCGTGCCGCTCGAGCAGATGATGGAGCATGCGAAGATGCAGGCACCCGCTCTCGACGCTCTCGCCGCACTCGTCGGCCCGGGCATCTCCATCATCTCGGAGGTCAAGCGATCGAGCCCCTCGAAGGGGGCGCTCGCCGAGATCCCCGAACCGGGTGCCCTTGCGATCGAGTACCAGGCGGGCGGTGCGGCCGCGATCTCGGTCCTCACCGAGAAGCGACGGTTCGGCGGGTCGCTCGCCGACCTTGACCGTGTACGGGAGAAGGTGGCTGTTCCGGTCCTCCGGAAGGACTTCGTCGTCACCGAGTACCAGATCTACGAGGCACGTGCCCACGGCGCCGACCTCGTTCTGCTCATCGTCGCCGCCCTGACCGATGCCGAGCTCGCGAGACTGCTCGCCGTCACCCACTCGCTGGGGATGAGGGCGCTCGTCGAGGTGCATGACGAGGAGGAGACGAGGCGCGCCGTCGCGTCCGGTGCGCAGATCATCGGCATCAACGCGCGCAATCTCAAGACTCTCGATGTCGACATGTCGGTCTTCGAGCGTCTCGTCGGCCTCATTCCCGATCCCGTCGTCAAGGTGGCGGAGTCCGGTGTGGCGGGACCCGAGGACGTGCTCGCCTACTGGCGGGCCGGGGCCGACGCCGTGCTCACGGGAGAGGCCCTCGTCAAGTCCGGGAAGCCGCGGGAGGCGGTTGCGCAGATGATCAAGATTGTGAGTGAAGCATGA
- the hisI gene encoding phosphoribosyl-AMP cyclohydrolase → MKFNEQGLIPAVIQDQDGGRVLMMGWMDSEALHRTQTTGRVWFWSRSRQEYWRKGDTSGHRQYVRGIEVDCDEDTLLIQVEQVGAACHTGTRSCFDGRQLEVVTDGD, encoded by the coding sequence ATGAAGTTCAACGAGCAGGGCCTCATCCCCGCCGTCATCCAGGACCAGGACGGGGGCAGAGTCCTCATGATGGGGTGGATGGACAGCGAGGCGCTCCACCGCACACAGACCACCGGACGCGTCTGGTTCTGGTCCCGCTCCCGCCAGGAGTACTGGCGCAAGGGCGACACGTCCGGACACCGTCAGTACGTGCGCGGCATCGAGGTGGACTGCGATGAGGACACTCTTCTCATCCAGGTCGAGCAGGTCGGTGCGGCCTGCCACACCGGCACCCGCTCGTGCTTCGATGGACGCCAACTCGAGGTGGTGACCGATGGCGACTGA
- the murJ gene encoding murein biosynthesis integral membrane protein MurJ has protein sequence MSTRSLMASAAGAAGVIAILTLLSRIVGFGRTVAESWVLGATPLADAYSTANNVPNVLFEVAAGGALAGVVVPLLSRCIARGDREEADRTASALLTWVLATGVPIAALVALLAEPIAAALLASRDETVIETAAVLLRIFAAQVPLYGMSVVFSGILQAHHRFVLPALAPMLSSVVVIGAFALFWVSGGAGEADPAEVPTAALMWLGWGTTAGVIAFSLPQLIPVLRVVTLRPTFRFPDGVGRRALSMASAGFGGLVAQQAAIVLVMVVANNVGGEGTYPIFRYALALYFLPYAILAVPIATALFPRISKRAAVPGRVGLPGIVGGSLRLIVTVSAIGACALIAVAPAAQALFTVVYDMPELDEVVSILALGIVGFSLLYHTSRVLYAVDCPGWALRVSFVGWGTVGLGVLVAVPLAGGREATLYVIATAVAGGMSVAGIAGIAAVRTHVGPQVTEGLVRTLAIVTVTASVSAFFGRLACDFVLGLGEGILPAIGGGAVGAVVAAAVPAAVAYRADPSTWRVSAWSTHD, from the coding sequence ATGTCGACGAGATCGCTCATGGCGTCGGCTGCGGGAGCAGCCGGCGTCATCGCCATTCTCACCCTGCTCTCCCGCATCGTCGGGTTCGGCCGCACGGTCGCAGAGTCCTGGGTGCTCGGAGCGACGCCGCTGGCCGATGCGTATTCGACCGCCAATAATGTTCCGAATGTCCTGTTCGAAGTGGCGGCAGGGGGTGCCCTGGCCGGTGTCGTCGTTCCGCTCCTGTCTCGCTGCATCGCCCGCGGCGACAGGGAGGAGGCAGATCGGACGGCGAGTGCGCTGCTCACGTGGGTGCTCGCGACCGGCGTTCCCATTGCCGCCCTCGTCGCCCTCCTGGCTGAGCCGATCGCGGCGGCGCTGCTGGCGAGCCGGGACGAGACGGTCATCGAGACAGCGGCTGTGCTGCTGCGGATCTTTGCCGCCCAAGTGCCGCTCTATGGCATGTCCGTCGTCTTCAGCGGGATCCTCCAGGCGCATCACCGCTTCGTCCTTCCTGCCCTGGCGCCGATGCTGTCCTCTGTTGTCGTCATCGGCGCCTTCGCCCTCTTCTGGGTGAGCGGCGGCGCCGGTGAGGCTGATCCGGCTGAGGTGCCGACAGCGGCGCTCATGTGGCTCGGCTGGGGCACGACGGCGGGAGTGATCGCGTTCTCCCTTCCACAGCTGATCCCCGTCCTTCGTGTGGTCACGCTTCGGCCCACATTCCGATTCCCGGACGGGGTTGGACGGCGTGCGCTGTCCATGGCATCGGCTGGATTCGGTGGCCTTGTCGCCCAGCAGGCCGCGATCGTCCTCGTTATGGTCGTGGCGAACAATGTGGGCGGCGAGGGCACGTATCCGATCTTCAGATACGCGCTGGCGCTCTACTTCCTTCCCTACGCGATCCTCGCCGTCCCCATCGCCACGGCCCTCTTCCCACGGATCTCGAAGCGTGCCGCCGTCCCGGGGCGCGTGGGACTGCCGGGTATCGTCGGCGGCTCGCTCCGTCTCATCGTCACCGTCTCCGCGATCGGTGCGTGTGCCCTCATCGCCGTCGCGCCCGCGGCGCAGGCACTGTTCACCGTCGTGTATGACATGCCGGAGCTCGATGAGGTCGTCTCCATCCTCGCCCTCGGCATTGTGGGCTTCTCCCTGCTCTACCACACCTCTCGTGTGCTCTACGCGGTGGACTGCCCGGGATGGGCGCTGCGGGTGAGCTTCGTCGGCTGGGGCACAGTCGGTCTCGGCGTGCTCGTGGCGGTGCCCTTGGCGGGCGGCCGGGAGGCGACCCTCTACGTCATCGCCACCGCGGTGGCGGGCGGTATGAGCGTGGCAGGAATCGCGGGCATCGCAGCCGTTCGAACGCACGTGGGACCCCAGGTCACGGAGGGACTCGTGAGGACACTCGCCATCGTCACCGTGACTGCGTCGGTGTCGGCGTTTTTTGGGCGTCTGGCCTGCGATTTTGTCTTAGGCTTGGGTGAGGGCATTCTCCCGGCGATCGGGGGAGGGGCTGTGGGGGCAGTCGTGGCGGCCGCCGTGCCCGCAGCCGTGGCCTATCGTGCCGACCCGTCAACGTGGCGGGTCAGTGCGTGGTCCACTCATGACTAA